GACGTGAGCCCCCTCGTAGAATTTGTCCACCGGAAATACCTCCGGAGCAGGCATGCCGCCGGCAAAGGAGATCATGCCCGGCTGTTTTATGACCGCCAGCATCTCCCTGACCGGCGAGGGACGAACGTTTCTCGCCGTGTAGCTGTAGTTGTCCTCCCAAACGGTACTCAAGTCGATCGCCTTCCTTTTCTGCGGGAAAAATCCCTGGGATTGTCCTTCCGTCTTATGCGGAGGTCTTTTCCGTCGAGCGGCGTTGGCTTCCCGTTCGATTCGGTGTCTCTGGCAGTTCTTGGCCTCCCTAGAGGACTTATTTTTGAAAATCTGCCTATTTCCATTATAGCGTTGACTACGAAGAAGTGAAATGACTTAAAATTTCGACTTATCTATCCGGCGATAGAGGTTTTTTCAGTTTTTTCGCCTTGACATGTCCATAGGAGTCCCTATAATAGGCAACTAAAGTTTATGGATTGATATAAAGAGAATGCTAGTTCATATGGAGGGATAGATGATGGAGAAAAAGGGAAAGGTGGTTCTGGCCTACAGCGGAGGGTTGGATACCTCCGTGGCGGTATGTTGGCTGATGGAGCGGGGATACGACGTGGTCACCTTGACCGCCGACGTGGGGCAGTCTGTCAATCTGGAGGAGAAGAAGGCCAAGGCCCTCAAGACCGGGGCTGTGGCGGCCTACGTCATGGACCTGAAAAAACAGTTCGTGCAGGAGTTCGTCTGGCCCTCTCTCAAGGCCAACGGTATGTATCAGGGAACCTATCCCCTCAGTTCGGCACTGTCCAGGCCTCTTATCTCCCAGCAGCTTGCCTGGGTGGCGAAAAACGAGGGGGCCGTCGCCGTGGCTCACGGGTGTACCGGAAAGGGACAGGATCAGGTTCGCTTCGAGGTAGCCATAGGGGCTCTGAATCCGGAGTTGGAGGTCATAGCTCCCGTCAGGGACTGGCATTTCAGTCGCGAGGCGGAGATAGAGTACGCAAAGGAGCATGGCATAGAGGTCGGAGCCTCGGTCCAGTCTCCCTACAGCATAGATGAGAACCTATGGGGACGGGCAATAGAGTGCGGCGCCCTTGAGGATCCCTGGAACGAATGTCCAGAGGATGCCTTCCAGATCTCGGTGGCCCAGGAGGTTTCTCCCGACAAGCCCCAAAACGTGGAGATAACCTTCGAGAAGGGTATTCCCGTGGCCTTGGACGGGGTTCCCATGGACGGAGTCTCCCTCATATTGAAGCTTCGGGAGATTGCCGGAGCCCACGGCGTGGGTCGGATCGATATGCTCGAGGATCGTCTGGTCGGCTTCAAGAGTCGGGAGGTCTACGAGTGCCCGGCGGCGATCACCCTTATCTCGGCTCACAGGGCCCTGGAGACGATGACCCTCTCCAAAGAGGTGCTGGCGGAGAAGAAGCGGCTTGAGGCTTCCTTCGCCGAACTCGCCTACACCGGTTACTGGTTCTCCCCTCTGAAGGAGGCCATAGATGCCTTTGTGGACAAGACCCAGGAAAACGTCAACGGCACGGTGAGGGTGAAGCTCTTCAAGGGTATGGCTACCGTTACGGGGCTCAAATCCCTCAGCTCGGTATATAGCCACGATCTGGCGACCTACTCGGAGGAGGATTCCTTCGATCACTCCGCCGCCGTAGGATTCATAAAGGTATGGGGACTGCCTCTCAAGACCTGGAAGCAGGCTCATAAACAGGATCCGGAGAAAAACGAGTCTATTTCCGTCTCCTGCTGATAAATCGAGACTTGCGTGGTATTCTTCAAGGGGGTTCCGGACGGCCCGGAGCCCCCTTTCGTCGTCGTGCTATGTCTATATAAGAGAGGAGTGTGTTCTCATGTGGAAGGGCCGTTTTTCCCAGGAGACGGATCGCAAGGTCCAGGCCTTTTCCCAGTCGCTCGATCTGGACTGGAGGTTGGCCCGATGGGACATAAGAGGTAGCCTCGCCCATGCGGAGATGTTGGCGAAGCAGGACCTGATATCCCAGGAGGAGCTGAAAGCCATAAGGTCCGGTTTTCAGGAGATTATGGACGAGATAGAGAGGGGGGATTTCACCCCGGACGAGTCTCTCGAGGACGTCCACATGAATCTGGAACACCGTCTTACAGAGAAGATCGGCGACGCCGGAGCCAGGCTTCATACGGGACGGAGCAGAAACGATCAGGTAGGTACCACCATGAGGCTCTACGTGAAGGACGTTCTGTGCCAGGTCAAAGCCGGTATGGTAGATCTAATGGATGCCCTCCTGAACAGGGCCGAGTCCCATAGAGAGACCATCGTGCCCGGCTATACCCATCTACAGCAGGCCCAGCCGGTCAGCATGGGACATCTCTGGATGGCTTACTTCCAGTCTTTCTCCAGGGATCTCAAGAGGCTGGAGTTCGCCATGGACGAAGCGGACGAATGTCCTTTGGGATGCGGAGCCCTTGCCGGTTCCACCCTTCCCCTGGATCGGGAGTACACGGCCGAGGCTCTGGGTTTCTCCAGGCTCTGCGAGAACAGCATGGACGGGGTGGGGCAGAGGGACTATATATTCGACGCCCTTAGCTTCTCCGCCATGTTCGCAGTGCACTGCAGTCGCATGGCCGAGGACCTTATAATATATTCCAGCGCCGAGTTCGGCTGGCTTAAGCTTCCCGATGCCTTCTGCACCGGCTCGAGCATGATGCCTCAGAAGAAGAACCCCGACGTGCTGGAGCTCGTCAGGGGCCGTACCGGTCAGATGATAGGCTATCTTGTGGATATCCTGGTGACGCTAAAGGGTCTTCCTATGACCTACGACAGAGATCTGCAGGAGGACAAGAGGGGGCTTTTTTCCTCCTTCGACGTCCTCTCTCACGTTTTGGGGGTGCTCCCATCCCTGGTGAGGGCCATAGAGGTCGATGCCGACAGGGCGGCCGAGTCCTTCGCCGACGGGTTGGCTCTTGCTACCGATATAGCCGAGTATTTGGTTACCAGAGGAGTCCCCTTCAGAGAGGCCCATCACAGGGTCGGAAGTC
The DNA window shown above is from Dethiosulfovibrio faecalis and carries:
- a CDS encoding argininosuccinate synthase, with amino-acid sequence MEKKGKVVLAYSGGLDTSVAVCWLMERGYDVVTLTADVGQSVNLEEKKAKALKTGAVAAYVMDLKKQFVQEFVWPSLKANGMYQGTYPLSSALSRPLISQQLAWVAKNEGAVAVAHGCTGKGQDQVRFEVAIGALNPELEVIAPVRDWHFSREAEIEYAKEHGIEVGASVQSPYSIDENLWGRAIECGALEDPWNECPEDAFQISVAQEVSPDKPQNVEITFEKGIPVALDGVPMDGVSLILKLREIAGAHGVGRIDMLEDRLVGFKSREVYECPAAITLISAHRALETMTLSKEVLAEKKRLEASFAELAYTGYWFSPLKEAIDAFVDKTQENVNGTVRVKLFKGMATVTGLKSLSSVYSHDLATYSEEDSFDHSAAVGFIKVWGLPLKTWKQAHKQDPEKNESISVSC
- the argH gene encoding argininosuccinate lyase, producing the protein MWKGRFSQETDRKVQAFSQSLDLDWRLARWDIRGSLAHAEMLAKQDLISQEELKAIRSGFQEIMDEIERGDFTPDESLEDVHMNLEHRLTEKIGDAGARLHTGRSRNDQVGTTMRLYVKDVLCQVKAGMVDLMDALLNRAESHRETIVPGYTHLQQAQPVSMGHLWMAYFQSFSRDLKRLEFAMDEADECPLGCGALAGSTLPLDREYTAEALGFSRLCENSMDGVGQRDYIFDALSFSAMFAVHCSRMAEDLIIYSSAEFGWLKLPDAFCTGSSMMPQKKNPDVLELVRGRTGQMIGYLVDILVTLKGLPMTYDRDLQEDKRGLFSSFDVLSHVLGVLPSLVRAIEVDADRAAESFADGLALATDIAEYLVTRGVPFREAHHRVGSLVGWCVREDKSLFDLTLEEFEDFLGDVDEKLLSLVDLEAAVARRDTLGGTGFRQVSRQIERGRDLLSRLS